The genomic stretch TATGATCAACTGTATTCTTAAAGTCCAACAGCTCTTGAACCATGGTGTTATCTATTTCAGGATTGATAACAATGGTACTTCCAAAAGCCTTGATATACTCaatccattgctgtaagagaacCTGAATTTCACCTTGAACTCTACTGAAGAGCTGATACAGGAGAGACAAATCTTGAATTCGATTTTCATAAAGGAGGTTATTTAAACCTTTCTGAAGAATTGTTGTTAAGTGTTCACCTAGAAGTTGTTTTCCAACAGAAACAATTAGTGACTTCTGGGTGGTCTGATCTAAGTAAGTAATAAgtctgtctgcttcttcttctagGCATTTATTAATATGATGAAGATACTCAGGAACCTCTCTTTCTTGCATTAACTTTTGACCTTCAGCTGCATAAAGCCAGTTAGTTTCTTCTAAAAATAGTTGTTCAAAAGAGTCTTGGTAAATTTGCAAATCAGACAGCATACTTAAAAGGCTTCGAAGTAAACTTCTATCAATTGCTTCACCatttcactctttctctctctctctctctctctctctctctctctctctctctctctctctctctctctctcaagagaAGGATGCCATCAATTGTTTTTGTCTGGACTTTTTGATCACTTATAATATGAACCCTACATAACTCTAATCCCATGTCCCAAATGGAGTGTAGCATTGAAGTCTGAAGAACATAAGTTCtgtccagaaacaaacaaacaaaaatgctccTGATCATTATCATTTGCCTACAATGATTCTCCCAGCATTTATCTATCTTTTTTAGAAAGAGAACACTATTCAATGAATCCTCTCTGAATTGATGAATCTGTCCTTTGATGTGATCTTCACAGATCTGCCTCAGTTGCTTATACAAATTTGCAGATATCTTGTAAGAACAAAGACTTTCTACAACCTGGTAGAGTTCTTCTAAATTGTACTTAATTGAAGTACTATTCTGAATAGCTTCCACTGCTTCTTTTagcttcttccatgtcttatcTGTATAGTTTTCTGGTAATTTAGGCTTATCTTTAAAGTTCTTGATCACTAACTTCTTAGCTGAGCCAGGCTTGCTGTTAGCAAAGCTAGAGACCGTGGTGGAtgatttgctcagcctgtttGCATGGTGCACTGAAGCCACAGAAGAAATTAATATACTCATATTTTtaagttgctgctgctgctgctgtgaggTTGCAGCGGTTGGTGAAGATGAGAAAGATGAAGAGGAGGATTCCTCAGCCATTTTCGTATCAAACTCTACAAACTCAAGGGTGTCTTCAAAACGCAGCTTCTTCTGTATCGGTACATGGCTGAAAGTGGCCACTGGAAcactgaggcagagggacaagGTTTAAGGGGACTCTGAATCTCTAGCATGTAGAGgggtggaagaggaagaggtggaATCAAAGTCCTCTCTCTTGTTACCACTGTTACTTCTGCTACTGCTGCAGCTGTTTAACTTTCTCGTCCtggcagaggtgggcagagtgGCGCTGGTATTACCATCAGTGGCAGATCTGACCTCctgagcagcagcagaagcagaagagggATTGGAGAGAAGAAAACCTGGAAGTGCCTGGGCAGACACTTTTCACTACTCCCAGTTCCTGAACCACCTGAGTCTGCCCCATTCCTGTTTCTTAGATGTGATGCAAActtcaaaacatgtttttcaacaTACACTAAACACGAAACACCATTAACATGATGTATGTCTTTACTCTTGTTCATTCCCTTTCATTGTATCTTTCTAATAATGAGTAAAGCCAAGTCTGTCACCCCTGAAACACCTTATCTCTGCTACAAAGGGGACTTCAAGAGGCCAGTCATGGCTGTTCTCTCAAAACATCACTTAGGTGAGACAGTCAGATGGCCAGCCATGTGTACATCCTCAAATACAGCTTACTATAACTGGGCACTCgtggattttatttcttttctcctcacGATTCTCTGGATAAACCTATCACCCATCTTTCTCCACAAGAAAGGTGTCCAGAGAGATTGTTGTCAGGGCTTATCTGGTTTAATAAAGTGGCCCATAAAGGTTCTCCAAGATCTATGACTTCAGTCGTCATGGTAGTTGTCTAGGGTTCCAATACCAAGCTTGTTTCCCTCAGGTTGTGCATGTGTTAAGTCCAAATAGTTGGTTGCCTGCTAAGGTAtccatgccactactgcacccatAGTATTATCATGCCATGCAGAACTTTGTTGTGATTCATAGGTGTAATAGCTGGGAGGATTGATGGGTACTTCTCTTCTTTGCTGCCTTCTGGTACCCTGAGATGTAGCCCTCAAGGAGGAGGGTTGCAattcagttccagctcagggaaCTACTGGACCTATTTCTGAAATGCCTGGTGTCTTCAGTAAAAGAGACTCACTTCCCACTTCTAGTAGACAGCCAAGGGCATTGGCAATTTCTTGTATGTTTTGTGTGCCTTTAGACAACCTTGAAATTGAACTCAAATGGGCCTTCTCATGCTTAGTGTTGTGGATTTCATTGGGTGGTCTTTGGCTCTTAGAATGAACAAGGTCAGCCCAGATgaggaaatttcatttaaacagtATATGTATACTTAGAGCTAGACATATGTTTGTGTGCTATAGCCTTATTTTTAGATCAAAAGTATAATatcttatgactttttcagaaaTCCGTACTGTTGtttaccttccttcctccttctgtatTTCTCTCCTGCTACTCCACTAAGTAGATCTCACCCTTTTCCTATTTCCACAGTCACATGAGctactctttctgtttctttccaacCACCACAGAAATAGTCTCTGCTATTACTCCAGGATATGTACCCACATCTGAAGAGTTTCAGTAAGGAAATGTCTGTGAGATAAAACATGtggcatttatctttctgtgactgtgttactTCCTCAATATGACCTTGTTTTATTAGGTTGGCCACAGCCTGTTGGTCTTCTAGtaaatcaaacacacaaacatacaggcacacacaaatacacacacacacacacacacacacacacacacacacacacacacactaaaagttgTGTTATTCTAGAGAAACCTGACTAATAAGCTGAGGAATTCTGGCTTTTATATGACTGCCGTAAATCCAATTATAATCCACGGTGAGCTCATTTCTGGGTATATAGCCTTGTAAACCATAGCAGGTGTGTCTTAAATACCTGAGGAttagggatcattgcagaagagggagtaGAATTGCCAGAAGAACTAGGAGTTTGCTGTACGGTTGGGTCTTATAGGAATGTCCGAAGACACAACCATAAATTCACACCAACATGACAgactaaacatgagctgaacatgaACAACAACAGTAGACATGCTAAAGTAGATGGGGAAATACCCTCAAGGactcaaaactacacaaagaactgcaggcaaatGAAGACTCCTGACAGTTGGGGAAATGGTCTTCCCCAGTGTAGAGCACACCAACTCATTATTCCACAGCAAATGGTCTGTCCTGAAAGCATGGACACAGGCAACAGTATAGAGATTTAGTATAAATAttgcatgaatttaaaaaaagagtaggAAGACTTGTATGGGAGGGCTTGAAGGGCAGGTAGcgaaaagaaaatgaggtaattaCAACCTCAGGAaatgttaaagaaataattttctatgaCTGGCACATTTATTTAAGCACTGTGATTTGCAAAGACCCCTTAGACAACACTAGGCATGGACCTGATCCTGTCCTAATATGGGTACGAGGATCAGTATCCATATActctaaagaaatgaaatctcTGAGATGGCTTCCTGAAAGATTAGTTAAACAAATAGATAATAACATAAGTCATTCCAGGGGGAATTGTCCCTCCTAAGAattttattcctttctgtttTACAGAAACAAAGATTCACATAACACTCTGGACTGTCCTGCTGTTGGAGTCTCATTTAGAGGAAGGGTTTGATCAAGGACCCATCAATCCAGACAAGTTGCTAGCATCCCTGTATGGAAACCAATAGGAATGTATAGAGGGAACACTACATGCCCTGACTTCAAATCGTATCCTTCCAAGGACTATGGATTGTGAAGATAAGTCAGCCTATCTGTGGGTATATAATACTGGCACAAGCTTTAATCAAAATGTGGCTCTGCATTACCAAAGCTAAAATCATCCCAAAGTTCAATGGACAACCAGGGCCCTGCCCTGCGGAATGCAATTTTGTAAGAGAAATGAATGCCATGTGACACAGCACATTCCAAGAATGCAAACATAATAGTCATACTTATTTTACTGCCATACCAGCAATCACTTACACTGGCAACCTTGGAGTTGATTGGTCTATTAGACCCCAGGTTTTTGGCAATTACAAATATGCCACAGCCTCCTGCCATGCCACCCCAGGAAAAACCAGCATGTTGGAATAAAATAGCTCCCATCCATTTCTCTGATGGTGGGCCCACAGACCAGATTAGAGAAACCATGATCCAGGAGAAAATCCAATTTATGATTGACCCCCTAATTCCTCACATAGCTTATCATCCCTTATTTCTTCCCAAATCTAGAGGAGTGGATGTGGATCCCTATACATCAGAGATAATAGCTGCTACTCACTATGCTTTAAACGTCACCAACCCCAGTTTGGCAGAAGATTGCTGGCTGTGCTTAGCTTTAGGTAGTCAGTGGTCTTGAGCAGTCCCCATGTTCAATGACTCTTTGATACCCATCAATGGTTCTCTGTTGACAAGTAATGGTCAGCTCAGCATTCCTTTTAGAATTCAACCTACAGCATTTAGATATTCTTTGtgcttctataaatattttaagaaccatTGTTTTGGTATAGTTGTAGGCCAGGTTTCCTTTACCTCTTCTTTCTCGGTGATTAATGTGTCCACAGCTCTCTGTGGCAGACCAGGACAGATTCTTATTTGTAGAAATGGGGTAGCATACTCCATGCTGCCAGCCAATTGGACAGGACTATGTGTTCTGGCCACCCTCCACCCAGATAGAGATTTTACCTTGGGACAAGCCTGTCCCTATATGGATTATCTCATCCCCAGATGTAAGAGGGCTGTTCCATTCATTCCCCTATAGGTAGGTCTTGGTGTGGCAGGAGTTCTAGACACTGGCTCCATTGGCATGGGAGTAGCCTTAAAGACCTATTATCAACTGTTACAACAAATTGCTGATGATGTACAGACTGTTTGTAGATCCATCCACGATATACAAGATCAGGTAGACTCTAGCAGAGGTAGTACTACATAATAGGAGAGATCTAGACTTAGTTACTTCAGTCAAGGAAGGCATGTGCTTGACTTTACAAGAGAATTGCTGCTTCTGTGCTAACAAATCGAGCATTGTTCGAGATTGAATCAAAACACATCAAGAAGACCTTGAAAAACGCCAAAGAGAATTATTTGACCAACCTATTTGGAGTGCCTGGAGTGGATTGCTGCCCTATCTTCTTTCCCTGTTAGACCCCTTGGCCTATTAATTCTTCTATTGCTCAGAACTTTCTCTTTAATAAATTGATGGCCTTTATTGAGAATCAGATAGATGCTATCAAAATGCAGCCTGTACAGGTGCACTATCATTGCCTTGCTTTGGCCGAAATAAGAGACAGCTGTTTTGAACTCTAATCATAAGTCTTATGACCAAGTCATCTGCAAGATCATAGAGTTCATTCCTTATTTGGTGAGCAGGGCTGGGTAGCCAATGATGGGCAACAGAGGGTGTGCTGAGAGTGTTTGTTCCCGACGAGCCCCTAAGACAGGAATGGCCATCATGCAATGTCATCTCTAATGACAAGTAAGGTGGTCAACACTCTAAC from Cricetulus griseus strain 17A/GY chromosome X, alternate assembly CriGri-PICRH-1.0, whole genome shotgun sequence encodes the following:
- the LOC100767300 gene encoding LOW QUALITY PROTEIN: cullin-4B-like isoform X2 (The sequence of the model RefSeq protein was modified relative to this genomic sequence to represent the inferred CDS: inserted 1 base in 1 codon; substituted 1 base at 1 genomic stop codon), producing MAEESSSSSFSSSPTAATSQQQQQQLKNMSILISSVASVHHANRLSKSSTTVSSFANSKPGSAKKLVIKNFKDKPKLPENYTDKTWKKLKEAVEAIQNSTSIKYNLEELYQVVESLCSYKISANLYKQLRQICEDHIKGQIHQFREDSLNSVLFLKKIDKCWENHCRQMIMIRSIFVCLFLDRTYVLQTSMLHSIWDMGLELCRVHIISDQKVQTKTIDGILLLRERERNGEAIDRSLLRSLLSMLSDLQIYQDSFEQLFLEETNWLYAAEGQKLMQEREVPEYLHHINKCLEEEADRLITYLDQTTQKSLIVSVGKQLLGEHLTTILQKGLNNLLYENRIQDLSLLYQLFSRVQGEIQVLLQQWIEYIKAFGSTIVINPEIDNTMVQELLDFKNTVDHIIDTCFLINEKFINAMKEAFETFIDKRPNKPAELIAKYVDXKLRAGNKEATDEELEKMLDKIMIIFRFIYGKDVFEAFYKKDLAKCLLFGKSESVDAEKMLSKLKHECGAAFTGKLEGMFKDMELSKDIMVQFKQYMQNQNVPGNIXLTVNILTMGYWPTCEPMEVHLPPEMVKLQEIFKTFYLGKHSGTKLQWQSTLGHCVLKAEFKEGKNNFRS